A section of the Rummeliibacillus pycnus genome encodes:
- a CDS encoding MBL fold metallo-hydrolase: protein MNRYICETCGVQYEHSTEEPKHCTICSEERQFVNVNGQNWTTLDKLISSKIYKNNINLEENGLFSIKTSPTFGIGQTAYLIQEKDFNLLWDCITYIDQTTIEKIEELGGIDAIALSHPHYYSSQVEWAEAFNASIYIHEDDREWITRPSNKIIFWSGESLTLQNGLTLHRTGGHFKGATVLKWENGYHQKGILLVGDIIRVVADRNWVTFMYSYPNFIPLPVKTVKRILNQVEDFHFEQLYDAFHGVVKKDAKQCVHNSAIRYIDALEGKLFNT, encoded by the coding sequence TTGAATCGTTATATTTGTGAGACTTGCGGGGTTCAGTATGAACATTCTACTGAAGAGCCAAAGCATTGTACTATTTGCTCAGAAGAAAGGCAATTTGTTAATGTAAACGGGCAGAATTGGACAACTTTGGATAAATTGATTTCCTCAAAAATTTATAAAAATAACATTAATCTTGAAGAAAATGGTCTATTTAGTATTAAAACTAGTCCGACATTTGGAATTGGACAGACAGCTTATTTAATTCAAGAAAAAGATTTTAATTTGTTATGGGATTGTATTACATATATTGATCAGACAACTATCGAAAAAATAGAGGAATTAGGTGGAATTGATGCTATCGCATTATCTCATCCTCATTACTATTCAAGTCAAGTAGAGTGGGCAGAAGCTTTTAATGCATCTATTTATATACATGAGGATGATAGAGAATGGATTACAAGACCAAGTAACAAGATTATTTTTTGGTCTGGTGAATCACTCACCTTACAGAATGGATTAACGCTTCATCGTACTGGTGGTCATTTTAAAGGAGCCACAGTATTAAAATGGGAAAATGGTTATCATCAAAAAGGCATATTACTTGTAGGTGATATTATTCGGGTGGTTGCTGACCGTAATTGGGTAACATTTATGTATAGTTACCCAAATTTTATACCCCTTCCTGTTAAAACAGTGAAACGAATCTTAAATCAAGTAGAGGATTTTCATTTTGAACAGTTATATGATGCTTTTCACGGCGTTGTTAAAAAAGATGCAAAACAATGTGTTCATAACTCCGCTATAAGGTATATAGATGCTTTAGAGGGAAAGCTGTTTAATACTTAA
- a CDS encoding VOC family protein, which produces MIKKLYETHLQVKDLKTAINFYQDKLGLELGYATEKNAFFWIGEPGYQMLGLWLVPVSSEIEKRHFAFEVEFEFLIHSIQWLQNRGIEVIGSQGKSNEEPIVQAWMPAASIYFLDPDGNKLEFISMLNDEPRELDFVPYLSEWNKLSNSSTVS; this is translated from the coding sequence ATGATTAAAAAACTCTACGAAACTCACTTGCAAGTAAAGGATTTAAAAACGGCCATCAACTTTTATCAAGATAAGTTAGGGCTTGAATTAGGATATGCAACAGAAAAAAACGCATTTTTTTGGATTGGAGAACCAGGCTACCAAATGCTAGGTTTATGGCTGGTGCCAGTTTCAAGTGAAATCGAAAAAAGGCACTTTGCTTTTGAAGTAGAGTTTGAATTCTTGATACATTCCATTCAATGGTTGCAGAATCGAGGAATTGAGGTTATTGGAAGTCAGGGAAAAAGCAACGAAGAACCGATTGTTCAAGCATGGATGCCAGCTGCCAGTATTTATTTTTTAGATCCCGATGGGAATAAATTAGAATTCATTTCCATGCTGAATGATGAACCAAGAGAATTAGATTTTGTCCCTTATTTAAGCGAGTGGAATAAATTGTCCAATTCTTCAACAGTTTCATAG
- a CDS encoding group-specific protein, whose translation MMMGIGWIVSLIVVGLMVSLIVAIMFSMERKYIVRKNGKIDYKKTTIFLRWNVFDTLTLILAIYTMICVQILNMLLSFNQSVENPYVQFFTNQSQVWVLVTILYLISRVSITLKSIKAHWEDELNEKQ comes from the coding sequence ATGATGATGGGAATAGGTTGGATTGTATCGTTAATAGTTGTTGGTTTAATGGTTTCACTTATTGTAGCCATTATGTTTTCTATGGAACGAAAATATATTGTGCGTAAGAATGGGAAAATTGATTATAAAAAAACAACGATTTTTTTACGATGGAATGTTTTTGATACATTAACCCTTATTTTGGCCATTTATACAATGATTTGTGTGCAAATTTTAAATATGTTGCTATCATTCAATCAATCAGTTGAAAATCCTTATGTTCAATTTTTTACGAATCAATCGCAAGTATGGGTACTTGTAACCATTCTCTATTTAATATCACGTGTTTCAATCACTTTAAAATCCATTAAGGCTCATTGGGAGGATGAGCTAAATGAAAAACAATGA
- a CDS encoding RNA polymerase sigma factor: MKNNEELMESFQQGNLGAFDLIYQQLYEPLYCFLFRYTCEEQLSIDIVHDTFERLHKVKSDYKRQKGTVKSYVFQIAYRLLINKLNRRKKWRTLLPFLVPSSVISYSSDEKLVIQQPITSLPEKQKAVILLTYYHDLTQEEIAQILSVPIGTVKSRLHHAMKTLKEELREDFYDERGIQ, from the coding sequence ATGAAAAACAATGAAGAGTTGATGGAGTCGTTTCAACAAGGCAATTTAGGGGCGTTTGACTTGATCTATCAGCAATTATATGAACCTCTTTATTGCTTTCTTTTTCGCTATACATGTGAGGAACAACTTAGTATAGATATTGTTCATGATACGTTTGAGAGATTACATAAAGTAAAATCTGATTATAAGAGACAAAAAGGAACTGTGAAATCATATGTATTTCAAATCGCATATCGATTGTTGATCAATAAACTAAATAGAAGAAAAAAGTGGCGCACTTTATTACCATTTTTAGTACCATCATCCGTCATATCGTATTCATCAGATGAAAAGTTAGTTATTCAACAACCGATTACTAGTTTACCAGAAAAGCAGAAAGCGGTCATTTTACTGACCTATTATCATGACCTAACTCAAGAAGAAATTGCCCAGATTCTGTCTGTTCCAATTGGTACTGTGAAGTCAAGGTTACATCACGCAATGAAAACATTAAAAGAAGAATTAAGGGAGGATTTCTACGATGAAAGAGGAATTCAATAG
- the tyrS gene encoding tyrosine--tRNA ligase, whose amino-acid sequence MFLKPEEQLEIIQKGVDKIVNEEELLAKLDHSFKKQKPLTIKLGLDPSAPDIHLGHAVVLRKIKQMQDLGHRVVIIIGDFTGRIGDPTGKAKGRVALSDEIVKENAKTYCKQIFKILDEEETTVRFNSEWLSRLTFEEVIKLAATTSVARILERDDFQKRYNNQVPIGIHEFFYPLMQAYDSVEILADIELGGTDQTFNILLGRTLQKHLGLEKQIAIFMPLLEGLDGVEKMSKSLGNYIGVNEAPEVMFKKVMEVPDTLIVKYFDLATDEHPNTIKEVKDRLSKGENPRDIKLELAEIITTLYHGKEAMRRAKQYFEIAFQKKQIPDNIPSILIEIGKESVLDLIPSLIAKDFIKSKSEFMRLIQQNGVSVNGEKMKEDDIDKILMNDDVLQIGKKRFIKFIK is encoded by the coding sequence ATGTTTTTAAAACCAGAGGAACAATTAGAAATTATTCAAAAGGGTGTAGACAAGATCGTTAACGAAGAAGAGTTATTAGCAAAATTGGATCATTCTTTTAAGAAACAAAAGCCTTTAACGATTAAGCTTGGTTTAGATCCTTCTGCACCAGACATTCACTTAGGTCATGCTGTTGTTCTAAGAAAAATTAAACAAATGCAAGACTTAGGTCATCGAGTTGTGATTATTATTGGTGATTTTACAGGCCGTATAGGAGATCCGACAGGAAAAGCAAAAGGTCGCGTTGCATTAAGTGATGAAATTGTAAAGGAAAATGCTAAAACCTATTGTAAGCAAATTTTTAAAATTTTAGATGAAGAAGAAACAACTGTACGTTTTAATAGTGAATGGTTATCTAGACTAACATTTGAAGAAGTGATCAAATTAGCTGCAACAACTTCTGTTGCACGGATTTTAGAACGTGATGATTTCCAAAAACGATATAACAATCAAGTACCAATTGGCATTCATGAATTCTTCTACCCATTAATGCAAGCATATGATTCAGTCGAAATTTTAGCTGATATTGAATTAGGAGGTACAGACCAAACCTTCAATATATTATTGGGACGCACATTACAAAAACATTTAGGGCTTGAAAAACAAATCGCCATTTTCATGCCATTATTAGAAGGGTTAGACGGTGTCGAAAAAATGAGTAAAAGCTTAGGAAATTATATTGGGGTAAATGAAGCACCTGAAGTAATGTTCAAAAAAGTAATGGAAGTACCTGATACATTGATTGTTAAATACTTTGACCTTGCAACAGATGAGCATCCTAATACGATTAAGGAAGTAAAAGATCGATTATCAAAAGGTGAAAATCCACGAGATATAAAACTAGAATTAGCAGAAATTATTACTACTTTATACCATGGTAAAGAAGCTATGAGGAGGGCGAAGCAATATTTTGAAATAGCATTTCAAAAGAAACAAATACCTGATAACATTCCCTCCATTTTGATTGAAATAGGAAAAGAATCTGTACTAGATCTTATTCCATCCTTAATTGCTAAAGATTTTATTAAAAGTAAAAGTGAATTTATGCGATTAATTCAACAAAATGGCGTTTCGGTAAATGGTGAAAAAATGAAAGAAGATGATATAGACAAAATTCTAATGAATGATGATGTTTTACAGATTGGGAAGAAGCGATTCATAAAATTTATTAAATAG
- the argS gene encoding arginine--tRNA ligase has translation MKNTVIEQLATVLDGTLSVQEIEDMLEKPKFEQLGDIAFPCFLLAKKYRKSPHLIAEEISQQIAKEGFEKIEVLGGYINFFYDKVTFANAVITKVLKERDQYGAKEETGKQIVIDYSSPNIAKPFSMGHLRSTVIGQALANIAEKNGDKAIRINHLGDWGTQFGKLIVAYKKWGSKELVEASPIEELLKLYVKFHEVADDALNDEARAAFKMLENGDSESLQLWQWFREESIKEFMTLYDLMNIQFDSFAGEAFYNDKMPSVVEELEKKGLLVESDGADVVELENMPPCLIKKKDGATLYATRDLAAAFYRMKNYQPKAIYYVVGNEQSLHFNQWIQVVEKMGYEWAKSLHHVPFGMMLKDGKKMSTRKGKVVLLANVLEEVIEMVKQNIEEKNPNLENKEEVAKAVGVGAVIFHDLKNFRLNDIEFSLQEMLNFEGETGPYVQYTFARIQSILEKQPFKENRSYILEVNDYEWPIYTQLVEFPTIVEKAYEHADPSLVAKFALKLARTFNKYYGNTKILESDDFLNGRLALCESVAIVLKESLRLLGIETPKSM, from the coding sequence ATGAAAAACACTGTAATTGAACAATTAGCAACAGTATTAGATGGGACATTATCAGTTCAAGAAATTGAAGACATGTTAGAAAAACCGAAATTTGAGCAACTTGGAGATATTGCTTTTCCTTGTTTCTTACTTGCAAAGAAATATCGTAAATCACCTCATTTGATTGCGGAAGAAATTTCGCAGCAGATTGCAAAAGAAGGCTTTGAAAAAATTGAGGTACTAGGGGGTTATATCAACTTTTTCTATGATAAAGTGACGTTCGCAAATGCAGTAATCACAAAAGTGTTAAAAGAACGTGATCAGTATGGGGCTAAAGAGGAAACTGGTAAACAAATTGTGATCGATTATTCCTCACCAAATATCGCAAAACCATTTTCAATGGGTCATTTGCGCTCCACTGTTATTGGTCAAGCTCTGGCAAATATTGCAGAAAAAAATGGAGATAAAGCCATTCGTATCAATCATTTAGGCGATTGGGGAACGCAATTTGGAAAGCTAATTGTTGCCTATAAAAAATGGGGTTCAAAAGAATTAGTGGAAGCTTCACCAATTGAGGAGCTTCTGAAACTCTATGTGAAATTCCATGAAGTTGCAGATGATGCATTAAATGATGAAGCACGTGCAGCTTTTAAAATGTTGGAGAATGGAGATTCAGAATCCTTACAGTTATGGCAATGGTTTAGAGAAGAATCGATCAAAGAATTCATGACACTCTATGATCTAATGAATATTCAGTTTGACTCATTTGCTGGTGAAGCTTTCTATAATGATAAAATGCCATCTGTTGTTGAGGAATTAGAGAAAAAAGGATTATTAGTAGAATCAGATGGTGCGGATGTAGTAGAGCTCGAAAACATGCCTCCTTGTTTAATTAAAAAGAAAGATGGGGCAACACTCTATGCCACTCGTGATTTAGCAGCTGCGTTTTATCGTATGAAAAACTATCAACCCAAAGCCATTTATTACGTTGTAGGAAATGAGCAATCTCTGCATTTTAATCAGTGGATTCAAGTAGTTGAAAAAATGGGCTATGAATGGGCGAAAAGCCTACATCATGTTCCGTTTGGCATGATGTTAAAAGACGGGAAAAAGATGTCAACACGTAAAGGGAAAGTTGTGTTATTAGCCAATGTACTAGAAGAAGTAATCGAAATGGTCAAACAAAATATCGAAGAAAAGAATCCAAACTTAGAGAACAAAGAAGAAGTGGCTAAAGCTGTTGGTGTAGGAGCAGTTATTTTCCATGACCTAAAAAACTTCCGATTAAATGATATCGAATTTTCTCTACAAGAAATGCTCAATTTTGAAGGGGAAACAGGTCCATATGTCCAATATACATTTGCTCGTATTCAATCTATTTTAGAAAAACAACCATTTAAAGAAAATAGATCCTATATATTAGAAGTGAATGATTATGAATGGCCAATTTATACGCAATTAGTAGAGTTTCCTACGATTGTAGAGAAAGCATATGAACATGCAGATCCTTCACTTGTGGCGAAATTTGCCTTAAAATTAGCTCGTACCTTTAACAAATACTATGGGAATACAAAAATCCTGGAATCAGATGACTTCTTAAATGGTCGTTTGGCATTATGTGAAAGTGTAGCGATTGTCTTGAAAGAATCTCTAAGACTGTTAGGAATAGAAACACCGAAGAGTATGTAA
- a CDS encoding Dph6-related ATP pyrophosphatase: protein MAEVLDWKNNAREHKFIASFSGGKDSVLALYKAANAGEAIGLIVMLEDEGKRSRSHGMSLEFIRAQANSIGLPVYTAAASWADYEKVFMRLLDKAKSQGAEVLVTGDLDMPAHGCWHEKVTKNAGLKLGMPLWEMNHSEAVKEFINLGFVTIIVTVNLSLGMREDDLGRTLTHEFVKELEARGIDPCGEGGEFHTTVIDGPIFKRPIPIRKCEIIKDGEYAFLPLELD, encoded by the coding sequence ATGGCAGAAGTATTGGATTGGAAAAATAATGCTCGCGAGCATAAATTTATAGCCTCTTTTAGCGGAGGAAAGGATAGTGTCTTAGCTCTGTATAAAGCAGCGAATGCGGGAGAAGCGATTGGACTGATCGTAATGCTGGAGGATGAAGGGAAACGTTCCAGATCCCATGGAATGTCTCTGGAATTCATACGTGCTCAAGCTAATTCTATAGGTTTGCCCGTATATACAGCAGCTGCAAGTTGGGCAGATTATGAAAAAGTATTTATGCGCCTTTTAGACAAAGCTAAAAGTCAAGGTGCAGAAGTATTAGTAACTGGAGATTTAGATATGCCTGCTCATGGCTGCTGGCATGAAAAGGTCACGAAGAATGCTGGATTAAAGCTTGGAATGCCTTTATGGGAAATGAACCACTCTGAAGCTGTCAAAGAATTCATAAATCTAGGTTTTGTAACGATCATTGTAACTGTTAATTTATCACTTGGCATGCGAGAAGATGATTTAGGGCGAACGTTAACCCATGAATTCGTGAAGGAACTTGAAGCTCGTGGTATTGACCCTTGTGGAGAAGGTGGAGAGTTCCATACCACAGTAATAGATGGACCCATCTTTAAACGTCCTATTCCAATTCGTAAATGTGAAATTATTAAAGACGGAGAGTATGCTTTTTTGCCTTTGGAACTAGATTAG
- a CDS encoding GTP-binding protein — MKNKIPVTVLSGYLGAGKTTILNHVLQNEENLRVAVIVNDMSEINIDASLVEKGSGISRTEEKFVELSNGCICCTLREDLLIEVQKLAERGNIDYIVIESTGISEPIPVAQTFSYIDEELGIDLTACCSLDTMVTVVDANRFWTDFQSGESLLDRKEAAGEIDERDVADLLIDQIEFCDVLVLNKCDLVTEEQLERLERVLRTLQPEAQFIRTTHGEIDPQEILNTKRFDFDRVANSAGWLRELEIGHENHTPETEEYGISSFTYSRTIPFHPKRFKEWAENMPLEIVRSKGIIWSACHNDVAILFSQAGSAINISPISYWVAALPKEQQKQILLQNPEVMDEWDPEFGDRNTQLVVIGMDLPKDEITKQLDKCLLTDEEFNNNWDRLENPFNWELS; from the coding sequence TTGAAAAATAAAATTCCAGTTACCGTTTTAAGCGGTTATTTAGGCGCAGGGAAGACGACCATTTTAAATCATGTATTACAAAATGAAGAGAATTTACGTGTTGCGGTCATCGTAAACGATATGAGTGAAATTAATATCGATGCTTCTCTTGTAGAAAAAGGAAGCGGTATTTCAAGAACAGAGGAAAAATTTGTTGAGCTCTCAAATGGGTGCATTTGTTGTACATTGCGTGAGGATTTGCTGATTGAAGTTCAAAAACTCGCTGAGCGAGGAAATATTGACTACATAGTCATAGAGTCTACAGGTATTAGCGAACCAATTCCTGTTGCTCAGACATTTTCTTATATCGATGAAGAATTGGGAATTGATTTAACTGCATGTTGCTCGTTAGATACGATGGTAACAGTTGTTGATGCAAATCGATTTTGGACTGATTTTCAATCCGGAGAAAGTTTATTGGATCGAAAAGAAGCTGCTGGTGAAATAGATGAACGAGATGTTGCAGATTTACTAATTGATCAAATTGAATTTTGTGATGTTCTAGTTTTGAATAAATGCGATTTAGTAACAGAGGAGCAGTTAGAACGTCTTGAAAGGGTTCTACGTACTTTGCAGCCAGAAGCACAATTTATTCGTACAACTCATGGTGAAATTGATCCACAGGAAATTTTAAACACAAAACGATTTGACTTCGATCGTGTAGCCAATTCTGCAGGGTGGTTAAGAGAACTTGAAATAGGTCATGAAAATCATACGCCAGAAACAGAAGAATATGGTATAAGTTCTTTTACCTATTCAAGAACAATACCCTTCCATCCAAAACGATTTAAAGAGTGGGCGGAGAATATGCCCCTTGAAATTGTTCGTTCAAAGGGAATTATCTGGAGTGCTTGTCATAATGATGTCGCTATTCTCTTCTCACAAGCAGGCTCTGCTATTAATATTTCACCGATATCTTACTGGGTTGCTGCATTGCCGAAGGAGCAGCAAAAACAAATTCTTCTCCAAAATCCTGAAGTAATGGATGAATGGGATCCAGAATTTGGAGATCGTAATACACAATTAGTCGTTATCGGTATGGATCTACCAAAAGATGAAATTACAAAACAATTAGATAAATGCCTGTTAACAGACGAAGAGTTTAATAACAATTGGGATAGATTAGAAAACCCGTTTAATTGGGAATTGAGTTAA
- a CDS encoding DMT family transporter produces MKSNIQFILSMIIFGTIGLVVRYIDLSSSETALLSSSIGCLFLSFVFWVMRKSIPWKLVKANAFILLLSGIALGGNWIFLYQSYDHTTITNATLAYYFAPVFVILLSPIILKEQVTIKKIVCIGVAILGMLLIVGNGISTSGKDDLLGIFFGLVAAVFYAALMLINKFIQNMDRLEITIIQLGTTALLLLPYVYFTEGYGILDVSRSSIPFIILLGIVNTGIGFWLFFSGMEKLRGQSIAMLSYVDPFVAILISGFIVQEQMTLIQMLGGVLLLGSTFVSETNFFRISSKSTKMK; encoded by the coding sequence ATGAAATCTAACATTCAGTTTATATTATCAATGATTATTTTCGGAACAATTGGTTTAGTTGTAAGATACATTGATTTATCTTCGAGTGAAACAGCATTATTAAGTAGTTCAATTGGTTGTCTATTTTTATCGTTTGTATTTTGGGTTATGAGAAAATCTATTCCATGGAAATTAGTGAAAGCAAATGCTTTCATCTTACTTCTTTCTGGTATTGCATTAGGAGGGAATTGGATTTTCCTGTATCAATCCTATGATCATACAACAATTACTAATGCAACATTAGCTTATTACTTTGCACCTGTCTTTGTGATTCTTCTATCACCAATTATTCTTAAGGAACAAGTAACGATCAAAAAAATTGTTTGTATTGGTGTAGCGATATTAGGGATGTTATTGATTGTTGGAAATGGCATCAGTACATCTGGAAAAGACGATCTACTTGGCATCTTTTTTGGATTAGTTGCAGCTGTATTTTACGCTGCATTAATGCTAATTAATAAATTTATTCAAAACATGGATAGGTTAGAGATTACAATCATCCAACTTGGAACAACAGCTTTACTTCTCCTGCCATATGTCTATTTTACTGAGGGATACGGTATCTTGGATGTATCGAGATCATCTATTCCCTTTATAATACTATTAGGGATTGTTAACACGGGTATTGGATTTTGGCTATTTTTCTCGGGAATGGAAAAGCTAAGAGGACAGAGTATTGCTATGTTAAGTTATGTCGATCCATTTGTAGCTATCCTGATTTCTGGGTTCATCGTACAAGAACAAATGACGCTGATTCAAATGCTAGGTGGTGTGCTCCTATTGGGGTCTACATTTGTTAGTGAAACAAATTTTTTTAGAATATCTTCTAAAAGTACAAAAATGAAATAA
- the topB gene encoding type IA DNA topoisomerase: MTLICILAEKPSQAKAYADAFKVAKKTKNYIELQPSATFPQGATITWGIGHLVELKQPADYKPEWKRWSLAQLPMIPDKYEFRVAKGKWDQFQEVKRLFKEADLLINACDVDREGSNIFYSILRQTGVRNKPIQRLWINSLEIDEIRKGFTNLRDNQKDLLLYKEAQTRQISDWLVGMNASRLYTMLLKAKGLNETMSIGRVQSPTVYMIYQRHMEIENFKPTNFYELAGDFISEFGPYKGKAAVKKDKREEAEAILMQAGIVEKESLPGTIKDVKKVKKSVKPSKLHSLSTLQAKANKIWKYSPAKVLEIVQSLYEKKLVSYPRSDCQYITEAEFGYLVHQVSSYQKILNQPFEIANNRPQKRYVDNSKVEEHYAIIPTKSIPSEQKIAGLPPMERNIYLEIVRNTLAMFHRDYLYEETIILTDVKGIDFKTVGKVELDKGYQELWPVSPKKKKDEEPLLPQVKIQDTVEALIHIHEGTTQPPKPYTEGQLVQMMKTCGKFVEDEGQSDILKEVEGLGTEATRSGIIETIKRHGYIEVAKNIVSITDKGRVLCETIEGSLLSSPVMTAKWETYLRKIGNGNGSQEAFLGSVSKFLHHLIEVTPEKVAGTNIQAAIESAPSNEPIVECPICHQGKMVARKSFYGCSNYKAGCKFTVSKTIASKKLSPNQLKDLCQNGVTKEIKGFKSKKGSSFSAKLKLEQGKVVFEF, translated from the coding sequence TTGACTCTTATATGTATACTTGCCGAAAAACCTTCACAGGCAAAGGCATATGCGGACGCATTTAAAGTAGCAAAGAAAACAAAAAACTACATAGAATTACAGCCATCAGCTACATTTCCTCAAGGTGCTACAATCACATGGGGAATCGGTCACTTAGTTGAATTAAAACAACCTGCAGATTACAAGCCTGAATGGAAAAGATGGTCACTTGCCCAGTTACCAATGATTCCTGACAAGTATGAGTTTCGTGTAGCAAAAGGGAAGTGGGATCAATTCCAAGAAGTAAAACGGCTTTTTAAAGAAGCAGATTTATTAATTAACGCGTGCGACGTCGATCGTGAAGGTTCGAATATCTTCTATTCGATTTTACGACAAACAGGTGTACGAAATAAGCCAATCCAACGATTATGGATCAATTCCTTAGAAATAGATGAAATTCGAAAAGGCTTTACGAATTTAAGAGATAACCAGAAGGACTTGCTTTTATATAAAGAAGCGCAAACAAGACAAATCAGCGACTGGTTAGTAGGGATGAATGCAAGTAGACTTTATACAATGCTTTTAAAGGCAAAAGGATTAAATGAAACGATGTCAATTGGACGTGTGCAGTCTCCAACTGTTTATATGATTTATCAACGTCATATGGAGATTGAAAACTTTAAGCCAACTAATTTCTATGAGTTAGCAGGGGATTTTATCTCTGAATTTGGTCCCTATAAAGGGAAAGCTGCTGTCAAAAAGGACAAGCGAGAAGAAGCAGAAGCGATATTAATGCAAGCTGGTATCGTTGAAAAAGAATCTCTACCTGGCACCATAAAAGACGTAAAAAAAGTAAAAAAATCTGTAAAACCTTCTAAGCTTCATTCATTGTCAACTTTACAAGCGAAAGCCAATAAAATTTGGAAGTACAGTCCAGCAAAAGTGCTAGAAATTGTTCAATCTTTATATGAAAAGAAACTAGTTTCCTATCCTCGATCTGACTGCCAATACATTACAGAAGCTGAATTCGGCTATTTGGTTCATCAAGTTTCTTCGTATCAAAAAATACTAAATCAACCTTTTGAAATAGCCAATAATAGACCTCAAAAAAGGTATGTTGATAATTCAAAAGTAGAGGAGCACTATGCCATAATTCCGACAAAGAGTATCCCGTCTGAGCAAAAAATTGCTGGATTGCCTCCAATGGAGCGGAATATTTATCTAGAAATTGTACGCAATACGTTAGCGATGTTTCATAGAGATTATTTATATGAAGAAACAATTATTCTGACAGATGTTAAAGGTATCGATTTTAAAACAGTAGGTAAGGTTGAGTTAGACAAAGGTTATCAAGAACTATGGCCAGTGTCCCCTAAAAAGAAAAAGGATGAAGAACCATTATTACCACAAGTCAAAATACAAGATACGGTCGAAGCACTTATTCATATTCATGAAGGAACAACGCAACCACCAAAGCCTTATACGGAAGGTCAACTTGTACAAATGATGAAAACATGCGGGAAGTTCGTAGAGGATGAAGGTCAAAGTGACATTTTAAAAGAAGTGGAAGGATTGGGGACAGAGGCAACAAGATCTGGCATTATTGAAACGATTAAGAGACATGGTTATATTGAAGTGGCAAAAAACATTGTGAGTATTACGGATAAAGGCCGTGTACTTTGTGAAACCATCGAAGGATCTTTGTTATCAAGCCCAGTCATGACAGCTAAATGGGAAACATACTTACGCAAAATTGGCAATGGAAATGGATCTCAAGAAGCGTTCTTGGGAAGTGTCTCAAAGTTTTTGCACCATTTAATAGAAGTGACTCCTGAAAAGGTAGCAGGAACAAATATACAGGCAGCCATCGAATCTGCACCCTCAAATGAACCAATCGTTGAATGTCCAATTTGTCATCAAGGAAAAATGGTTGCAAGAAAATCTTTCTATGGTTGTTCTAATTACAAAGCAGGGTGCAAATTCACTGTTTCAAAAACAATTGCCAGCAAAAAACTTTCACCAAATCAACTAAAAGATCTTTGTCAAAATGGTGTGACAAAAGAGATAAAAGGCTTTAAATCAAAAAAAGGCTCAAGTTTTTCTGCAAAACTGAAGTTGGAACAGGGGAAAGTAGTTTTTGAGTTTTAA